One Panicum virgatum strain AP13 chromosome 3N, P.virgatum_v5, whole genome shotgun sequence DNA segment encodes these proteins:
- the LOC120663335 gene encoding uncharacterized protein LOC120663335, which produces MAAMPTCLVALVVALGFLFPQGSAARTTAGLSMEQRQELQSLLRRLNKTPLTTIESPDGDIIDCVDVTKQPAFDHPLLKNHTIQLRPSFHPRSLYQNYNITSHPISQTWHQNGKCHENTIPIRRTMAKDVLRASSISMYGKKRPRSIPNLNSINSPDTPNVLKGHQHAVAAAQDNKCYGTKASFNLWQPTIARSNDFSLSQFWVSAGSYSGNDLNTIEAGWQVYPAMYGDSNTRLFIYWTRDAYKSTGCYNLCSGFVQTNNQIAIGGTLSPDSTYGGTQYDFDIMAWKDPQSGNWWLQVGGNDVGYWPSTIFTSLQNSASSFEWGGEVFSPDAGQTSTQMGSGHFPNEGFAKASHIKNMLVVDSSNTLRSPSGVNLLATDSKCYNVQCGTSGNWGTYIYFGGPGKNPNCP; this is translated from the exons ATGGCAGCCATGCCAACGTGCTTGGTCGCGCTCGTCGTGGCACTCGGGTTTCTCTTCCCACAGGGCTCGGCGGCGAGGACAACTGCCGGGTTGTCCATGGAACAGCGGCAGGAGCTGCAAAGCCTTCTCAGGAGGCTCAACAAGACTCCTCTCACAACCATCGAG AGCCCAGATGGAGATATCATAGACTGTGTGGACGTCACCAAACAACCTGCATTTGATCATCCCCTACTCAAGAACCATACTATCCAG TTGCGGCCTTCTTTCCACCCTAGAAGCCTATATCAAAACTACAACATTACCTCCCATCCAATCTCTCAAACATGGCATCAAAATGGTAAGTGCCATGAGAACACCATACCAATACGAAGAACAATGGCGAAGGATGTCCTAAGGGCAAGTTCTATCAGCATGTATGGCAAGAAGAGGCCCAGGAGTATTCCAAACCTCAATTCCATAAATAGCCCTGACACGCCAAATGTATTGAAAGGCCACCAG CATGCTGTAGCAGCTGCACAGGATAATAAATGCTATGGAACCAAAGCCTCCTTCAATTTGTGGCAACCAACAATTGCTCGGTCAAATGATTTCAGCTTGTCACAGTTCTGGGTCAGTGCAGGTTCCTACAGTGGCAACGACCTCAATACCATTGAAGCTGGATGGCAG GTTTACCCAGCTATGTATGGGGATAGCAATACCAGACTCTTCATCTACTGGACT CGGGATGCATACAAAAGCACAGGATGTTACAACCTATGCTCAGGGTTTGTCCAGACAAACAATCAGATCGCCATCGGTGGTACCTTGTCCCCAGACTCCACCTATGGTGGCACACAATATGACTTTGATATTATGGCTTGGaag GACCCACAGAGTGGCAATTGGTGGCTACAAGTGGGAGGCAATGACGTGGGTTATTGGCCATCCACGATCTTCACGTCCTTGCAAAATAGTGCCTCCTCTTTTGAGTGGGGCGGCGAGGTATTCTCACCTGACGCTGGCCAGACTTCGACACAAATGGGTAGTGGACACTTCCCTAATGAAGGATTTGCCAAGGCTAGTCACATCAAGAACATGCTAGTAGTAGATTCGTCGAACACCCTCAGATCGCCAAGTGGTGTGAACTTGCTAGCTACAGACAGCAAGTGCTATAATGTGCAATGTGGTACCAGTGGCAACTGGGGCACGTACATCTACTTTGGGGGACCTGGCAAGAATCCTAACTGCCCATAG